Proteins found in one Triticum urartu cultivar G1812 chromosome 4, Tu2.1, whole genome shotgun sequence genomic segment:
- the LOC125550915 gene encoding uncharacterized protein LOC125550915, giving the protein MALKKARKVVVASKKPTSAAMGVAETPDPLGRGGAHNLSPPRLPPGVYFSPTREESVALLDRWIAGGGKEVPADARGFVSHADIYSDGPDALRRRHPPASARAGQRIWWFVCETRFQCPGAAAKRAGRKVDTGGYWREDRCKAEGGGFKSYFVFFLGPGPGPSRKEKTPWVAQEFTSAKDDGAGKKGVPALYMLYVSPRATDDELRGIYGEDGVTVGPDGDKKPVRAAVPAGCFDAVVALLPPGSVRGLGQERVEVSQAPPPP; this is encoded by the coding sequence ATGGCCCTCAAGAAAGCAAGAAAAGTGGTAGTAGCATCCAAGAAACCAACATCCGCCGCCATGGGCGTGGCGGAGACGCCCGATCCGCTCGGGCGCGGCGGCGCGCACAACCTCAGCCCGCCGCGGCTGCCCCCCGGCGTCTACTTCAGCCCGACGCGGGAGGAGAGCGTGGCGCTCCTCGACCGCTGGATCGCCGGCGGCGGCAAGGAGGTGCCCGCCGACGCGCGGGGCTTCGTCTCCCACGCCGACATCTACAGCGACGGCCCCGACGCGCTGCGGCGGCGGCACCCGCCGGCGAGCGCCCGCGCGGGCCAGCGCATCTGGTGGTTCGTCTGCGAGACCAGGTTCCAGTGCCCCGGCGCCGCGGCCAAGCGCGCCGGCCGCAAAGTCGACACCGGCGGGTACTGGCGGGAGGACCGGTGCAAGGCCGAGGGGGGCGGGTTCAAGAGCTACTTCGTCTTCTTCCTCGGCCCCGGCCCCGGCCCGTCCAGGAAGGAGAAGACGCCGTGGGTGGCGCAGGAATTCACCAGCGCCAAGGACGACGGCGCCGGCAAGAAGGGCGTGCCCGCGCTCTACATGCTCTACGTCTCCCCGCGCGCCACCGACGACGAGCTGAGGGGGATCTACGGGGAGGACGGCGTCACGGTGGGGCCCGACGGGGACAAGAAGCCTGTCCGGGCCGCCGTCCCGGCAGGCTGTTTCGACGCCGTCGTGGCGCTGCTGCCGCCGGGGAGCGTCCGTGGTCTCGGGCAAGAGCGCGTCGAGGTGTCGCAGGCGCCGCCTCCGCCGTAG